A genomic segment from Tessaracoccus defluvii encodes:
- a CDS encoding IclR family transcriptional regulator, giving the protein MDETSGVGVLDKAAAVLAALERNPLTLAGLVTATGLARPTAHRLAVALEHHRFVGRDLQGRFVLGPRLIELAESAGEDPLLATAGPILGRLRDITGESVQLFRRQGDVRICVAAIERPHGLRDTVPVGAQLSMKAGSAAQVLLAWEEPDKLEKMLDHTSFTLTTLQAVRRRGWAQSVGEREAGVASVSAPVLAPSGKLIAAVSVSGPIERLTRSPGRLHAPAVLAAAERLSEVLRRSSAPE; this is encoded by the coding sequence ATGGACGAGACTTCTGGCGTTGGCGTACTCGACAAGGCGGCCGCGGTTCTGGCCGCCCTCGAACGCAATCCACTGACCCTCGCGGGCCTCGTGACGGCGACGGGCCTGGCCCGTCCGACCGCCCACCGGCTGGCGGTCGCCCTGGAGCACCACCGCTTCGTGGGCCGCGATCTGCAGGGCCGCTTCGTGCTGGGCCCGCGACTCATCGAGCTGGCCGAGTCGGCCGGTGAGGACCCGTTGCTGGCGACCGCCGGCCCGATCCTCGGCCGTCTGCGCGACATCACGGGCGAGTCGGTGCAGCTGTTCCGCCGTCAGGGCGACGTGCGCATCTGCGTGGCCGCCATCGAGCGCCCGCACGGCCTCCGCGACACGGTTCCCGTCGGCGCCCAGCTGTCGATGAAGGCCGGCTCGGCCGCCCAGGTGCTGCTGGCCTGGGAGGAGCCCGACAAGCTGGAGAAGATGCTCGACCACACGTCGTTCACCCTGACGACACTGCAGGCGGTCCGCCGTCGCGGGTGGGCCCAGTCTGTCGGCGAGCGCGAGGCCGGTGTGGCCTCGGTGTCGGCCCCGGTGCTGGCGCCGTCGGGCAAGCTGATCGCGGCGGTGTCGGTGTCGGGTCCGATCGAGCGCCTGACCCGCTCCCCCGGCCGCCTGCACGCCCCGGCCGTGCTGGCCGCGGCCGAGCGGCTGAGCGAGGTGCTGCGCCGCAGCAGCGCCCCCGAGTAA